Proteins from a genomic interval of Undibacterium parvum:
- a CDS encoding HD-GYP domain-containing protein, giving the protein MADDTQLIAIDQVRIGMFIKLDLSWFQHSFPMSSFKITNEQQILDLRALKLKQVRYIPAKTDPVSVTPSASITQAPASESDIKVFDSMIAAKQARFEKLQAQRAEIARCEEKFVHAATVVKNINKMIFSQPAETILEAGKLVDSIADVFLNGNDAVMHLIQQTAGSEELYFHSLNVSVLAMMLAHEMKCTESQIKSVGMAGLFHDLGKVNVPDNIVNKTSPLTKPEQNFFELHTQYGVEVGQKAGMPKIVLEVMAAHHEYLDGSGYPLKLKGEAIRLPTRIVTIANVYDNLCNHVDPNQSLTPHEALSSMYAHRRAQFDPTAMATLVKSLGVYPPGTLVRLSNEAIGLVMNVNVGKPLRPRIMVYDEEIPKDEAIILDLAVENQDLGISASIRPGLLPRAIFDYLNPRKRVNYYVDSQSKKSQSSVAAQVG; this is encoded by the coding sequence ATGGCGGACGATACCCAACTCATCGCGATAGACCAAGTCCGGATAGGTATGTTCATCAAGCTCGATCTGAGCTGGTTTCAGCATTCCTTTCCCATGAGTTCATTTAAAATCACTAACGAGCAACAAATCCTCGATTTACGTGCGCTTAAACTTAAGCAAGTACGCTATATCCCAGCAAAAACCGACCCCGTCTCGGTGACTCCTAGCGCTTCGATTACGCAAGCACCTGCATCAGAAAGCGATATTAAGGTCTTCGATAGCATGATCGCGGCCAAACAAGCGCGTTTTGAAAAATTGCAAGCACAGCGCGCCGAAATTGCCCGCTGCGAAGAAAAATTTGTGCATGCAGCCACCGTGGTCAAAAACATCAACAAAATGATATTTTCCCAGCCGGCCGAGACCATACTCGAGGCGGGTAAATTGGTCGATAGTATTGCTGATGTGTTTTTAAATGGAAATGACGCGGTCATGCATCTGATACAGCAAACTGCGGGCAGTGAAGAATTGTATTTTCACTCCCTCAATGTTTCTGTGCTGGCGATGATGCTGGCGCATGAGATGAAATGCACTGAGTCGCAAATAAAATCGGTAGGGATGGCCGGTTTGTTTCATGATCTTGGTAAGGTTAATGTGCCAGACAATATCGTAAATAAGACCTCGCCACTGACTAAGCCCGAGCAGAATTTTTTTGAATTGCATACCCAATACGGGGTAGAGGTGGGACAAAAAGCCGGTATGCCTAAAATTGTGCTGGAGGTGATGGCGGCGCATCATGAATACCTCGATGGCAGTGGTTACCCATTAAAATTGAAAGGCGAGGCGATACGCCTGCCTACCCGCATCGTGACGATCGCGAATGTCTACGATAATTTGTGCAATCACGTCGATCCAAATCAATCATTGACGCCGCATGAAGCTTTGTCGTCTATGTATGCGCATAGACGCGCGCAATTTGATCCGACGGCCATGGCTACTCTGGTAAAAAGCCTGGGCGTGTACCCACCCGGGACCCTGGTGCGTCTATCGAATGAGGCGATTGGCCTGGTGATGAATGTGAACGTGGGTAAGCCGCTACGTCCACGCATTATGGTGTACGACGAAGAGATTCCTAAGGACGAGGCAATTATTCTTGATTTGGCGGTAGAAAATCAGGATCTGGGCATCAGCGCCAGTATTCGCCCGGGTTTACTACCACGGGCTATCTTTGACTATCTGAATCCGCGCAAACGAGTCAATTACTATGTGGATTCACAATCGAAAAAATCGCAAAGCAGTGTTGCGGCTCAAGTAGGCTAA
- a CDS encoding energy transducer TonB, with product MTLTMNPHDQPASKTRHLAMLAIVLGHLLLLYALQQGAFVKVAQAIPKEIFINVVEMAQAEPPSALPPPPLSKPLTPPPSFIAPPPEVQVLARSTPDNAITAAPAQTIISKPSSETSSIVANTATSNATAAPPKLVSGVEYLQAPQADYPALARRMGEEGKVSLLVLVNEKGRAEKVEIQKSSGSHRLDEAARVALMRALFKPYIEDGKALMMLATATISFSLNG from the coding sequence ATGACCCTAACTATGAATCCGCACGATCAGCCCGCTAGCAAAACACGGCACTTGGCCATGCTGGCAATTGTGCTTGGGCATTTACTATTACTCTATGCCTTGCAACAAGGCGCTTTTGTTAAAGTCGCGCAAGCCATCCCCAAAGAGATTTTCATTAATGTAGTGGAAATGGCGCAGGCAGAACCGCCCAGCGCCTTGCCACCACCGCCCTTGAGCAAGCCTCTGACACCACCACCTAGTTTTATCGCACCGCCTCCTGAAGTGCAGGTCTTGGCGCGCAGCACGCCCGACAATGCAATTACAGCCGCCCCGGCGCAGACCATCATCAGCAAGCCAAGTAGCGAAACCAGTAGCATCGTCGCCAATACTGCGACCAGCAACGCCACCGCAGCGCCACCAAAATTGGTCAGCGGTGTTGAATATTTACAAGCACCGCAAGCCGATTATCCAGCGCTCGCACGCCGCATGGGAGAGGAAGGTAAAGTAAGTTTGCTAGTCTTGGTCAATGAAAAAGGCCGCGCTGAAAAAGTGGAAATACAAAAATCTTCTGGCTCACATCGATTAGATGAAGCAGCTCGCGTCGCGCTGATGCGTGCCTTGTTCAAGCCGTATATTGAAGACGGCAAGGCGCTCATGATGTTGGCCACCGCAACGATAAGCTTCAGCCTCAACGGATAG
- a CDS encoding TonB-dependent receptor plug domain-containing protein — translation MPPVLNFTSPAFYSLLSLLPLSCFAAELLPENPLPQSVEIKGGNSANNERQRASASKSVLSREEITRYGDSNLSEVLKRVPGITISNSSARGSEVQMRGLGNGYTQILLNGETTPNGFSIDSIAPDLIERIEVMRTATAEFSTQAIAGAINIILKKSILSAQHEIKLGLAETRDQVSPNLSLLLSDRNGSLSYTVAANLQRQLRANTEILDETGFDQAGQLYLQRHTVMEERMTRDEISLAPRLIWKLENGDSLTSQSLLSSGHINDIKDRLESSALNTPSEFPLNHSNWNAYTKTLRSDLNWLRKLDDSAKLDSKFGINLSHRDTDFDFQGFNLAKALVGRHLVTSAIEDQALTLSGKYTAPFIPNHALILGWDGSLIQRSEDRVERMLDGLGQTSSNSNEDYRANVKRLALFVQDEWDISRTWSASLGMRWEGLQTNTSGNVLSQVENRSSVLSPLLQTVWKLSELENQQQQVRLALTRTYKAPTTTSLIPRRYTSDNNNNPTNPDTQGNPQLRPELAWGLDAAFEQYFGAGGFFSASAYLRKIDDVILDHLSQQNGTWISTPANSGQAHIRGLELELKWPLQSSFASAPAITVSANLNRNWSRVEQVPGPDNRLERQTPFSANLAVDYKASAQLSMGGTLSYTQGGQLRVSAQQQAYTNQRSQLDAYAAWNLDQQSLLRLSLNNLLAQDKLSLDQYQDQQGGRTLSTTAPSYRTLRLLLEHKF, via the coding sequence ATGCCTCCAGTCTTGAATTTTACCTCACCTGCCTTTTACAGCCTCCTCAGCCTACTTCCGCTCTCTTGTTTTGCTGCCGAATTACTGCCAGAAAATCCTCTGCCCCAGAGCGTAGAAATCAAGGGCGGCAATAGCGCCAACAATGAGCGCCAGCGGGCTAGCGCCAGCAAGAGCGTGCTGAGCCGCGAGGAGATCACGCGTTACGGCGACAGCAATCTGAGTGAAGTATTAAAGCGCGTGCCCGGCATCACCATCAGCAATTCCAGCGCACGCGGCAGCGAGGTACAGATGCGTGGACTAGGCAATGGCTACACCCAGATTTTGCTCAACGGCGAGACTACACCGAATGGTTTTTCCATCGATAGTATCGCCCCCGATCTGATCGAACGCATAGAAGTGATGCGCACCGCGACCGCAGAATTTAGCACGCAGGCGATCGCCGGTGCCATCAATATCATCTTAAAAAAATCGATACTATCCGCGCAGCATGAAATTAAATTGGGCTTGGCTGAAACACGTGATCAAGTCTCGCCGAATCTCTCTTTACTCCTCTCGGATCGTAACGGCAGCTTGTCGTATACGGTCGCGGCGAATCTACAGAGGCAATTGCGCGCCAACACCGAAATTCTCGATGAGACCGGTTTTGACCAGGCTGGTCAACTCTATCTGCAAAGACATACGGTGATGGAAGAGCGCATGACACGCGATGAAATCAGTCTGGCTCCGCGTCTGATCTGGAAGCTGGAAAATGGCGATAGCTTAACGTCGCAAAGTTTGCTCAGCAGCGGCCACATCAATGACATTAAAGACCGGCTAGAGAGCAGCGCCTTGAATACGCCTTCAGAGTTCCCGCTCAATCACAGCAATTGGAATGCCTACACCAAGACCCTGCGCAGCGATCTGAACTGGTTGCGCAAATTAGACGACAGCGCCAAACTCGATAGCAAATTCGGCATTAATCTTAGCCATCGCGACACCGACTTTGATTTCCAGGGTTTTAATCTGGCAAAGGCTTTAGTCGGACGCCATCTGGTCACCTCTGCTATCGAGGATCAAGCACTGACGCTCAGCGGCAAATATACTGCCCCCTTCATCCCCAATCATGCGCTGATACTGGGCTGGGATGGCAGCCTGATACAGCGCAGCGAAGACCGGGTAGAGCGCATGCTTGATGGCCTAGGCCAAACCAGCTCCAATAGCAATGAAGACTACCGTGCCAACGTCAAGCGACTCGCCTTATTTGTTCAGGATGAATGGGACATCAGTCGTACCTGGAGCGCATCATTAGGGATGCGCTGGGAAGGCCTGCAGACCAACACCAGCGGCAACGTACTGAGCCAAGTGGAAAACCGCTCCAGCGTGCTTAGCCCACTACTGCAGACAGTCTGGAAACTCTCTGAACTAGAAAATCAGCAACAACAAGTACGGCTGGCATTGACGCGTACCTACAAGGCGCCCACCACCACCAGCTTAATCCCACGACGCTACACCAGCGACAATAATAATAACCCCACCAATCCGGATACTCAGGGCAATCCGCAACTACGTCCAGAATTGGCCTGGGGCCTGGACGCCGCCTTTGAACAATATTTCGGTGCTGGCGGCTTTTTCAGCGCCAGCGCCTATCTGCGCAAAATTGATGACGTGATCCTCGATCATTTATCACAACAGAACGGCACCTGGATCAGTACGCCTGCCAACAGCGGTCAGGCGCATATTCGCGGCCTTGAACTTGAACTAAAATGGCCCTTGCAAAGCAGCTTCGCCAGCGCCCCAGCGATTACCGTCAGCGCCAATCTGAACCGCAACTGGTCGCGCGTAGAACAAGTGCCTGGTCCCGACAACCGACTGGAGCGACAAACCCCGTTCAGCGCCAATCTAGCCGTAGATTATAAAGCGAGTGCGCAATTGAGTATGGGCGGCACCCTCAGCTATACCCAGGGCGGTCAGCTACGCGTCTCGGCGCAGCAGCAAGCCTATACCAATCAACGCAGCCAACTGGACGCCTATGCGGCATGGAATCTGGATCAACAAAGTCTGCTCAGACTCAGTCTCAACAACCTGCTAGCACAGGATAAATTAAGCCTAGACCAGTATCAAGATCAGCAAGGCGGGCGCACATTAAGCACCACTGCGCCTAGTTACCGAACGCTGAGGCTGCTACTCGAGCACAAATTTTAG
- a CDS encoding (2Fe-2S)-binding protein, translating to MIVCVCNNVSESKIRLAVEAGISTLAQLRSDLEVGSCCGKCLSCARQVMRDCQQQALPQALVSHPLHFQTSRTALNMAA from the coding sequence ATGATAGTTTGTGTTTGCAACAACGTTTCTGAATCGAAAATTCGTCTCGCGGTAGAAGCCGGTATCTCTACCCTGGCCCAATTACGCAGCGATTTAGAGGTTGGTAGCTGCTGCGGAAAATGTCTAAGCTGTGCGCGCCAGGTCATGCGTGACTGCCAGCAACAGGCACTACCGCAAGCACTGGTGAGCCATCCTTTACATTTCCAAACGTCGCGCACTGCACTGAACATGGCGGCCTGA
- the purB gene encoding adenylosuccinate lyase, with the protein MSLSTLSALSPLDGRYASKVDALRATLSEAGFMRHRVKVEVSWLQALSLAGFSEIKPFSAAASALLDQVVTNFSEDDAARIKSIEAVTNHDVKAVEYWLKESVGLPLPDSYAHLPARTLNIDAAITQELKAAAEFIHFACTSEDINNTSHGMMLKSSRDEVMLPALQKLIARLSEIARDNADVPMLSRTHGQTASPTTLGKEMANVVARLQRAIKRIEQVEILGKMNGAVGNYNAHLAAYPGYDWEGFSKNVIEQRLGLTYNPYTIQIEPHDYMAEMFDAFARVNTILLDLNRDIWGYISVGYFKQKTKAGEIGSSTMPHKVNPIDFENSEGNLGLANALLKHLSEKLPISRWQRDLTDSTVLRNIGVAFGYTLLAYDSCVRGLNKLETNPVRLAEDLDNTWEVLAEPVQTVMRRYGVENPYEQLKELTRGKGISKDALREFVLGLSIPQDAKDLLLAMTPANYIGIAAQLAKAI; encoded by the coding sequence ATGTCCCTATCTACTCTTTCCGCCCTGTCCCCGCTCGACGGTCGTTATGCCAGCAAAGTCGACGCTCTGCGCGCCACCCTCTCGGAAGCGGGTTTCATGCGCCACCGTGTCAAGGTCGAGGTCTCTTGGTTGCAAGCCCTGTCGCTGGCTGGTTTTAGCGAAATCAAGCCGTTTTCGGCGGCTGCCTCAGCCCTGCTAGATCAAGTTGTGACTAACTTTTCAGAAGACGACGCTGCCCGCATTAAGTCTATCGAAGCGGTGACGAATCATGATGTCAAAGCGGTCGAGTATTGGCTAAAGGAGTCGGTAGGTCTGCCATTACCAGACAGCTATGCCCACTTGCCAGCACGCACGCTCAACATTGACGCCGCCATCACGCAAGAATTGAAAGCGGCCGCAGAATTCATCCATTTCGCCTGCACCTCCGAAGACATCAACAATACTTCGCACGGCATGATGTTGAAATCTTCGCGTGACGAAGTGATGCTGCCAGCCCTGCAAAAACTCATCGCACGTCTGAGCGAAATCGCCCGTGACAATGCCGACGTCCCTATGCTGTCGCGCACGCACGGCCAGACCGCCAGCCCAACCACTTTGGGCAAAGAAATGGCTAACGTAGTAGCGCGTCTGCAACGTGCTATCAAGCGCATAGAACAAGTAGAAATTCTGGGCAAGATGAACGGCGCCGTGGGTAATTACAATGCCCATCTGGCGGCCTACCCTGGCTATGACTGGGAAGGTTTCTCCAAGAACGTGATCGAGCAGCGTTTGGGCTTGACCTATAACCCTTACACCATCCAGATCGAGCCACACGATTACATGGCCGAAATGTTCGATGCCTTTGCCCGCGTCAACACCATCTTGCTCGATTTAAATCGCGATATCTGGGGTTATATTTCAGTCGGTTATTTCAAACAAAAAACCAAGGCCGGCGAAATTGGCTCTTCCACCATGCCGCATAAAGTTAACCCTATCGACTTCGAAAACTCCGAAGGCAATCTGGGCTTGGCCAATGCTTTGCTCAAGCATCTGTCGGAAAAACTGCCTATCTCTCGCTGGCAACGTGACCTGACCGATTCTACGGTCTTGCGCAATATCGGCGTCGCTTTCGGTTACACCCTACTGGCCTACGACAGTTGCGTACGCGGTCTGAACAAGTTGGAAACCAATCCTGTACGTCTGGCCGAAGATCTGGACAATACCTGGGAAGTGCTGGCTGAACCAGTGCAAACTGTGATGCGTCGTTATGGCGTAGAAAACCCTTACGAACAATTGAAAGAACTGACACGCGGCAAGGGCATCTCGAAAGACGCTTTACGTGAATTTGTTTTAGGTCTGTCGATTCCGCAAGACGCCAAAGACTTGCTGCTGGCAATGACACCGGCCAACTACATAGGGATTGCGGCGCAATTGGCAAAAGCCATTTAA
- a CDS encoding glutathione S-transferase N-terminal domain-containing protein produces the protein MKLIGSLASPFVRKVRVVLAEKKLECDLILENVWAADTAIQESNPLGKVPCLVMEDGGSMFDSRVIVEYLDTLTPVGKLIPANGRGRAEIKCWEALADGVADAAILIRLERTQRPPELQSEAWVTRQMQKVNAGLKSMSSGLGEAPFCSGNHLTLADISVVCTLGWLSFRFPEIDWRGDYPNLLKLFEKMSERASFKDSLPE, from the coding sequence ATGAAACTAATTGGTTCTCTCGCCAGCCCCTTCGTTAGAAAAGTCCGTGTTGTGCTGGCGGAAAAAAAACTTGAATGCGATCTGATACTTGAAAACGTCTGGGCTGCAGATACCGCGATACAAGAATCAAATCCTCTGGGTAAAGTACCTTGCCTGGTGATGGAAGATGGCGGCTCGATGTTTGATTCGCGCGTGATTGTAGAATATCTCGATACCTTAACCCCGGTTGGTAAGCTGATTCCCGCCAACGGTCGCGGTCGTGCCGAAATTAAATGCTGGGAAGCGCTGGCCGATGGCGTCGCCGATGCCGCTATTTTGATCCGTCTTGAACGTACCCAACGCCCGCCAGAACTGCAAAGTGAGGCATGGGTTACGCGTCAGATGCAAAAGGTCAACGCAGGTTTAAAATCCATGTCCAGCGGATTAGGGGAGGCGCCATTTTGTTCAGGTAATCATCTGACCCTGGCCGATATCAGCGTGGTTTGCACTCTGGGCTGGTTGTCGTTTCGCTTCCCGGAAATTGACTGGCGTGGTGATTATCCGAATCTGCTGAAGCTATTTGAAAAGATGTCTGAGCGCGCTTCGTTCAAGGATAGCCTACCTGAGTAA
- the bfr gene encoding bacterioferritin — MKGDAKVIKLLNAQLTNELSAVNQYFLHARMYKHWGLAKIAKKEYQESIGEMKHADKLIDRILMLGGLPNLQALHKLMIGEDTPEMLQCDLKLEMAAQKTVKEGIATCELAADYVSRELFQMILDDTEEHIDWLETQIELIEKIGLQNYLQAQILDDE, encoded by the coding sequence ATGAAAGGCGACGCCAAAGTCATTAAACTGCTGAACGCTCAATTAACCAATGAGCTCAGTGCAGTTAATCAATATTTCCTACATGCACGTATGTACAAGCATTGGGGTTTGGCGAAAATAGCCAAGAAAGAATATCAAGAATCCATAGGCGAAATGAAGCATGCCGATAAGTTGATAGATCGTATCTTGATGCTAGGCGGTCTACCAAATCTGCAAGCCCTGCATAAATTGATGATAGGTGAAGATACGCCAGAGATGTTGCAGTGTGATCTGAAGCTAGAAATGGCCGCGCAGAAAACGGTCAAGGAAGGAATTGCCACCTGCGAACTAGCGGCGGATTATGTCTCGCGCGAGCTGTTCCAAATGATACTCGACGACACCGAAGAGCATATCGATTGGCTAGAAACGCAAATCGAATTAATCGAAAAAATCGGTCTACAAAATTATTTGCAGGCGCAAATCTTGGATGATGAGTAA
- the asd gene encoding archaetidylserine decarboxylase (Phosphatidylserine decarboxylase is synthesized as a single chain precursor. Generation of the pyruvoyl active site from a Ser is coupled to cleavage of a Gly-Ser bond between the larger (beta) and smaller (alpha chains). It is an integral membrane protein.) has translation MSDRLAVLPQYLLPKRAITELLGTGANAQAGQLTTRVIRWFVARYKVNMAEAANPDISSYTSFNEFFTRPLRADARPLHASKFVCPVDGAISQFGAIKQGQIFQAKGHDYSATTLVGGDSALADKFSDGSFATIYLSPRDYHRIHMPCDAKLTRMIYVPGDLFSVNPTTARGVPGLFARNERVVCVFDTEQGPFVLTLVGATIVGSMATTWHGIVNPPRSKQVREWRYDDQNIRFKKGDEMGRFLLGSTVVMLFPKNTLEFNTSWSAAAAVRLGEQMGDTPSKLA, from the coding sequence GTGTCTGATCGCCTTGCCGTATTGCCGCAGTATTTACTTCCAAAACGTGCTATTACCGAGTTACTCGGAACAGGTGCGAATGCCCAGGCGGGCCAACTGACGACACGCGTAATACGCTGGTTCGTCGCTCGATATAAAGTCAATATGGCAGAGGCGGCTAATCCAGACATCAGCAGCTACACCAGTTTCAATGAGTTTTTCACCCGACCTTTACGTGCCGATGCCCGTCCACTACACGCCAGTAAATTTGTCTGCCCTGTCGATGGTGCGATCAGCCAATTCGGTGCGATCAAACAGGGGCAGATTTTCCAGGCCAAGGGACACGATTACTCTGCCACGACCCTAGTCGGCGGCGATAGCGCCTTGGCTGATAAATTCAGCGATGGCAGTTTTGCCACTATCTATTTGAGCCCGCGTGATTACCATCGTATCCACATGCCTTGCGATGCCAAGCTAACGCGCATGATTTATGTGCCAGGTGACTTATTCTCAGTCAATCCCACCACCGCCCGTGGAGTACCCGGCTTATTTGCCCGCAATGAAAGGGTGGTATGCGTGTTCGATACCGAGCAAGGGCCTTTTGTACTCACTTTAGTCGGCGCCACCATCGTGGGCAGCATGGCAACCACCTGGCATGGCATAGTCAATCCACCACGTAGTAAGCAAGTGCGCGAATGGCGCTACGACGATCAAAATATACGCTTCAAAAAAGGCGATGAAATGGGCCGTTTTTTACTCGGCTCTACCGTGGTCATGCTATTTCCTAAGAATACCCTGGAATTTAATACCAGTTGGAGCGCCGCCGCTGCCGTGCGCTTAGGCGAGCAGATGGGTGATACGCCAAGCAAACTAGCTTAA
- the hemP gene encoding hemin uptake protein HemP has protein sequence MASETSALSKPIQLSQTSVRPSPATLGKDILRLKSCELMQQMREVEIDHEGRIYRLRVTQLNKLILTA, from the coding sequence ATGGCCTCAGAAACATCCGCACTGAGCAAGCCCATACAGCTTAGCCAGACCAGCGTACGCCCCAGCCCGGCGACCTTGGGTAAAGATATTTTGCGATTGAAAAGCTGCGAACTGATGCAGCAAATGCGCGAAGTAGAGATAGACCACGAAGGCAGAATTTATCGCTTGCGTGTCACTCAGTTAAACAAACTGATTTTGACCGCTTAG
- a CDS encoding PAS domain-containing sensor histidine kinase produces the protein MDQAELALNSNPGHLSDALMRHVIEHSKDAIMVVDAEQLVLLYVDQNVCQMLGYTRDQLLGQALAKVECSLLDVFFWEDLKQVVALKLSRVAETEWMRSDGSSFHVEKRVSHFSENGKNFWIIHAEDITRRRLIEEQQVQLASQLQSSMDATAEGIMALDLDGKVVNLNRRFATLWSLPEDILVGRSSVATMAYLRSCLIDGKGFSDSLEQVVSAPQMETEDLLALSDGRYFVCVSKPEFLRDRLIGRVFSVRDITAMKKVETDLLAARDAAELASLEKTRTLEALQVSESRLRRLLNSSLIGIMQGEIHGRLTEANEVLLQLLGVSRKEFIATGLDWLALTAPDSHADYQAAMLELRAHGQAQPFEVELMRQDGSTLPVMVGLAQLEGSRVEWVGFVLDLTEQRKADRLKADFISMVSHELRTPLTSIRGALSLLEHGIGGVLPLKIMDLVKIAHKNSQRLGVLVNDLLDMEKLASGNMAISVDRLDLMAITHQALEANAAYAQTFSVEYRLGVHPEHAWVNGDSNRLMQVFANLLSNAAKFAPSGDFVEIRIMPQDATFRVEVEDRGSGIPLAFRERIFSKFAQADDGDTRQQGGTGLGLNISKTLIEKMGGEIGFESEEGRGTLFWFTLVAGAHRLSDN, from the coding sequence ATGGACCAGGCTGAATTAGCGCTCAATAGCAATCCCGGACATCTTAGTGATGCCCTGATGCGCCACGTGATAGAGCATTCTAAAGATGCCATCATGGTGGTCGATGCTGAACAATTAGTCTTGCTCTACGTCGATCAAAATGTTTGTCAGATGCTGGGCTATACCCGTGATCAGTTATTGGGGCAAGCCTTGGCGAAGGTCGAATGCTCTTTGCTCGATGTGTTTTTTTGGGAGGACTTAAAGCAGGTTGTTGCGCTTAAACTGAGCCGCGTCGCAGAGACCGAATGGATGCGTAGTGATGGCAGTTCTTTTCATGTGGAAAAACGGGTTTCGCACTTTTCTGAAAATGGCAAAAATTTTTGGATCATCCATGCCGAAGATATTACCCGCCGGCGTCTGATCGAAGAGCAGCAAGTGCAATTGGCATCGCAATTACAAAGCTCTATGGATGCCACCGCCGAAGGCATCATGGCGCTGGATTTAGACGGCAAGGTGGTCAACTTAAACCGACGTTTCGCGACACTGTGGAGCCTGCCTGAAGATATTTTAGTGGGGCGCAGTAGCGTGGCCACCATGGCCTATTTGCGCTCTTGTCTGATCGATGGCAAGGGTTTTTCAGATAGTCTGGAGCAGGTCGTATCAGCACCGCAAATGGAAACCGAAGATCTGCTGGCGCTCAGTGATGGGCGTTATTTTGTCTGCGTCTCCAAGCCTGAATTTTTACGTGATCGTCTGATCGGGCGAGTCTTTAGCGTACGCGATATTACCGCCATGAAAAAAGTGGAGACCGATCTACTGGCAGCGCGCGATGCCGCTGAATTGGCCAGCCTGGAAAAAACCCGCACGCTGGAGGCACTGCAAGTGAGTGAGTCGCGCTTGCGCAGATTGCTTAACTCTAGTCTGATCGGCATCATGCAGGGCGAGATCCATGGCCGCTTGACTGAGGCCAATGAAGTCTTACTTCAATTACTAGGAGTAAGTCGTAAGGAATTCATCGCCACTGGTCTCGATTGGCTAGCGCTGACCGCGCCTGATAGTCATGCTGACTACCAGGCCGCCATGTTAGAGCTAAGAGCGCATGGTCAGGCGCAGCCTTTTGAAGTAGAGCTCATGCGCCAGGATGGAAGCACACTGCCCGTGATGGTCGGTCTGGCACAGCTGGAGGGGTCTCGCGTCGAGTGGGTAGGTTTTGTGCTCGATCTGACTGAGCAGCGTAAGGCCGACCGTCTCAAAGCCGATTTTATTTCTATGGTGAGCCATGAATTGCGCACACCGCTCACCTCGATTCGCGGCGCGCTCAGTTTGCTAGAGCATGGCATAGGCGGGGTTCTGCCTCTAAAAATTATGGATCTGGTCAAAATAGCGCATAAGAATAGCCAGCGTCTGGGCGTCTTGGTCAATGATTTGCTGGATATGGAAAAACTCGCCTCCGGCAATATGGCCATCAGCGTCGACAGATTGGATTTGATGGCGATCACGCATCAGGCGCTGGAAGCCAATGCGGCCTATGCCCAGACTTTTTCTGTGGAATATCGTCTTGGCGTGCATCCTGAACATGCCTGGGTAAATGGTGACAGCAATCGACTGATGCAAGTATTTGCCAATTTACTCTCGAATGCAGCCAAGTTCGCACCCTCCGGTGATTTCGTTGAGATAAGAATAATGCCGCAAGACGCCACTTTCCGGGTCGAGGTTGAAGATAGGGGCAGTGGCATCCCCTTGGCGTTTCGGGAGCGTATCTTTAGTAAATTTGCGCAGGCCGATGATGGCGATACCCGTCAGCAAGGCGGCACTGGTTTGGGCTTAAATATTTCTAAAACGCTCATAGAAAAAATGGGAGGCGAAATCGGTTTCGAGAGCGAAGAAGGGCGGGGTACACTTTTTTGGTTCACGCTAGTGGCTGGCGCACACCGGCTTAGTGACAATTAA